In a single window of the Micromonospora sp. WMMD1155 genome:
- a CDS encoding response regulator transcription factor gives MTTSPTPATRTKVLLVDDHDLIRKGLRHAFERDRQFEVVGEAATAAEGVRQAGALQPDVVIMDLRLPDGSGLEATRALRKSSASMGIVVLTMYAGDDQLFGALEAGASAFVPKTAPADEVVAAARHAASSPSAFTAADLAEAMKRRLAPSGPQLSPREGQVLRLLADGMSVAGIAKQLFVSESTAKTHISKLYEKLGAANRAQALMTALRLGLLEAPDAPKF, from the coding sequence ATGACCACAAGTCCGACACCGGCCACCCGCACCAAGGTCCTCCTTGTCGACGATCATGACCTGATTCGCAAGGGTCTGCGGCACGCCTTCGAGCGCGACCGTCAGTTCGAGGTCGTCGGTGAGGCGGCCACGGCGGCGGAGGGGGTCCGCCAGGCCGGCGCCCTGCAGCCGGACGTGGTGATCATGGATCTGCGGCTGCCCGACGGCAGCGGCCTGGAGGCCACCCGCGCGCTGCGCAAGTCCAGCGCGTCGATGGGCATCGTGGTGCTGACCATGTACGCCGGCGACGACCAGCTCTTCGGCGCCCTGGAGGCCGGCGCGAGCGCCTTCGTGCCGAAGACCGCCCCGGCCGACGAGGTGGTGGCCGCCGCGCGGCACGCCGCCTCCTCCCCCAGCGCGTTCACGGCCGCCGACCTGGCCGAGGCGATGAAGCGCCGGCTCGCCCCGTCCGGCCCGCAGTTGTCGCCCCGGGAGGGGCAGGTGCTGCGGCTGCTCGCCGACGGGATGAGCGTGGCGGGCATCGCGAAGCAGTTGTTCGTCAGCGAGTCCACGGCCAAGACGCACATCTCGAAGCTCTACGAGAAGCTCGGGGCGGCCAACCGGGCTCAGGCGTTGATGACCGCGCTTCGGCTCGGCCTGCTCGAGGCACCGGACGCGCCCAAGTTCTGA
- a CDS encoding GAF domain-containing sensor histidine kinase has product MPASTATAPHPHPLAAAARLVMLALIAVLTLFATRDVTQLWWVALLAVAGLPSLLAPQHRLVAPLSRVAEVVVLGLAASHVAAVASIGGTVDGLGASAMLPYLAVPVTVTALRRRFREGSALLAVTAAALLVSGALTTVGGEIQLSQPGYLAVCAQWLILAALGLYAAGTLHRVMAVRGEGKPQPYAEATRLLTQLRTVARQLPGATLDPGGISEHLLEELRTVAQADRGAVLSASGGGRLVVLAQAGVDRVDWETTLDADSAIADAWASQQATTAARSQSRSHRGGDVSALIVPLVAGVRTVGLVVLEADAAQAYPPPVVSRVTALTRPAALRLEAALLFDEVRSLATNEERQRLAREIHDGVAQELVMVGYGIDNAMATVFDDADETAEALRTLRAEVTRVIQELRLSLFELRSEVDRQGGLAAAIAEYARTVGASGGLRVHLSLDESTARLPAATEAELLRIAQEAVTNARKHAGASNLWVTCEVDPPYAQIEVSDDGQGMADQRPDGRYGLAIMAERAERIRGRLEIRPRQPSGTTVAVVLGSSSRRDNVRDSAAPEGE; this is encoded by the coding sequence GCATCCCCTCGCCGCGGCCGCCCGCCTGGTGATGCTGGCGTTGATCGCCGTCCTGACCCTGTTCGCCACCCGTGACGTCACCCAGCTGTGGTGGGTCGCGTTGCTGGCGGTGGCCGGGCTGCCGTCCCTGCTGGCCCCCCAGCACCGGCTGGTCGCGCCGCTGAGCAGGGTGGCGGAGGTGGTGGTCCTGGGCCTGGCCGCGAGCCACGTGGCGGCGGTCGCGTCGATCGGCGGCACCGTCGACGGGCTCGGCGCCTCGGCGATGCTGCCGTACCTGGCGGTCCCGGTGACCGTCACCGCGCTGCGTCGCCGCTTCCGGGAGGGCTCCGCCCTGCTCGCTGTCACGGCCGCCGCGTTGCTGGTCAGCGGTGCCCTGACCACTGTCGGCGGCGAGATCCAGCTCAGCCAGCCGGGTTACCTCGCGGTCTGCGCGCAGTGGCTGATCCTGGCGGCTCTCGGGCTCTACGCGGCCGGCACCCTGCACCGCGTCATGGCCGTGCGCGGCGAGGGCAAACCCCAGCCGTACGCCGAGGCCACCCGCCTGCTGACCCAGCTGCGGACGGTGGCCCGGCAGCTGCCCGGGGCCACCCTCGACCCGGGTGGCATCTCCGAGCACCTCCTGGAGGAGTTGCGCACGGTGGCCCAGGCCGACCGGGGGGCGGTGCTCTCGGCCAGCGGCGGCGGCCGACTCGTGGTGCTCGCCCAGGCCGGTGTCGACCGGGTGGACTGGGAGACGACGCTGGACGCGGACTCGGCGATCGCCGACGCGTGGGCCAGCCAGCAGGCCACGACGGCCGCGCGGTCCCAGTCGCGCTCGCACCGCGGCGGTGACGTGTCCGCGCTGATCGTCCCGCTGGTCGCCGGGGTACGCACGGTGGGGCTGGTGGTGCTGGAGGCGGACGCCGCGCAGGCGTACCCGCCGCCGGTGGTGTCCCGGGTGACGGCGCTGACCCGCCCGGCCGCGCTGCGGCTGGAGGCGGCGCTGCTGTTCGACGAGGTCCGTTCGCTGGCCACCAACGAGGAACGGCAGCGGCTGGCCCGGGAGATCCACGACGGGGTGGCGCAGGAGTTGGTGATGGTCGGCTACGGCATCGACAACGCCATGGCCACCGTCTTCGACGACGCGGACGAGACCGCCGAGGCCCTGCGTACGCTGCGCGCCGAGGTGACCCGGGTGATCCAGGAACTGCGGCTGAGCCTCTTCGAGCTACGCAGCGAGGTGGACCGGCAGGGCGGGCTGGCCGCGGCGATCGCCGAGTACGCACGCACCGTGGGCGCGTCCGGCGGGCTGCGCGTACACCTGTCGTTGGACGAGTCCACCGCCCGGCTGCCGGCGGCCACCGAGGCCGAGTTGCTGCGCATCGCCCAGGAGGCGGTGACCAACGCTCGCAAGCACGCCGGAGCCTCGAATTTGTGGGTCACCTGTGAGGTCGACCCCCCGTACGCGCAAATAGAAGTGTCGGATGACGGTCAGGGGATGGCTGACCAGCGCCCCGACGGACGGTACGGTCTTGCGATCATGGCCGAGAGGGCGGAACGTATCCGGGGCCGGTTGGAGATCAGGCCGCGGCAACCCAGCGGCACGACCGTGGCGGTGGTTCTCGGTTCCTCGTCCCGGCGCGACAACGTGCGCGACAGCGCAGCACCAGAAGGGGAGTAA